In one Cervus elaphus chromosome 9, mCerEla1.1, whole genome shotgun sequence genomic region, the following are encoded:
- the LOC122700588 gene encoding phosphatidylinositol transfer protein beta isoform: MVLIKEFRVVLPCSVQEYQVGQLYSVAEASKNETGGGEGIEVLKNEPYEKDGEKGQYTHKIYHLKSKVPAFVRMIAPEGSLVFHEKAWNAYPYCRTIVTNEYMKDDFFIKIETWHKPDLGTLENVHGLDPNTWKTVEIVHIDIADRSQVEPADYKADEDPALFQSVKTKRGPLGPNWKKELANNPDCPQMCAYKLVTIKFKWWGLQSKVENFIQKQEKRIFTNFHRQLFCWIDKWIDLTMEDIRRMEDETQKELETMRKKGSVRGTSAADV; the protein is encoded by the coding sequence ATGGTGCTGATTAAAGAATTCCGTGTGGTTCTGCCATGTTCAGTTCAGGAGTATCAGGTTGGGCAGCTTTACTCTGTGGCAGAAGCCAGTAAGAATGAGACTGGTGGTGGAGAAGGAATTGAAGTCTTAAAGAATGAACCTTATGAAAAGGATGGAGAAAAGGGACAGTATACACACAAGATTTATCACCTAAAGAGCAAAGTCCCTGCGTTCGTGAGGATGATCGCTCCCGAGGGCTCCTTGGTGTTTCACGAGAAAGCCTGGAATGCATACCCCTACTGTAGAACAATTGTAACGAACGAATATATGAAAGATGATTTCttcattaaaattgaaacatGGCACAAACCAGACTTGGGAACGTTAGAAAATGTACACGGTCTAGATCCGAACACGTGGAAAACGGTTGAAATTGTCCACATAGATATTGCAGATCGAAGTCAAGTTGAACCAGCAGACTACAAAGCTGATGAAGACCCAGCCTTATTCCAGTCCGTCAAGACCAAGAGAGGCCCTCTGGGACCCAACTGGAAGAAGGAGCTGGCAAACAACCCTGACTGTCCTCAGATGTGTGCCTATAAGCTGGTGACCATCAAATTCAAGTGGTGGGGCCTGCAGAGCAAAGTAGAAAACTTCAtccagaagcaagaaaaaaggaTATTTACAAATTTTCATCGCCAGCTTTTTTGTTGGATTGACAAGTGGATCGATCTGACAATGGAAGACATTAGGAGAATGGAGGATGAAACTCAGAAAGAACTAGAAACAATGCGTAAGAAGGGTTCCGTCCGAGGCACGTCGGCTGCTGATGTCTAA